In Methanolobus chelungpuianus, a genomic segment contains:
- a CDS encoding 30S ribosomal protein S12 gives MPNGKYAAHTLKSIRKDARWKDPYYNRRTLGLDVKADPLGGAPQGRGIVLEKVGVEAKQPNSAIRKCVRIQLIKNGRQVSAFCPGDGAINFIDEHDEVTVERIGGRMGGAMGDIPGVRFKVIAVNNVSLREMVIGRKEKPRR, from the coding sequence ATGCCAAATGGAAAATATGCAGCTCATACACTTAAGAGCATTCGCAAAGACGCAAGGTGGAAAGACCCCTACTACAACAGGCGCACACTCGGACTGGACGTTAAGGCAGACCCGTTAGGTGGCGCCCCGCAGGGAAGAGGTATCGTACTTGAAAAAGTTGGTGTCGAGGCAAAGCAGCCCAACTCAGCCATCAGGAAATGTGTGAGGATACAGCTCATCAAGAACGGGCGCCAGGTATCAGCATTCTGTCCCGGTGACGGAGCTATCAACTTCATCGATGAGCACGATGAGGTCACCGTAGAGAGGATTGGTGGCCGCATGGGTGGTGCAATGGGTGATATCCCCGGAGTACGCTTCAAGGTTATCGCAGTGAACAATGTCTCCCTGAGGGAAATGGTCATCGGTCGCAAGGAAAAACCAAGGAGATAA
- a CDS encoding transcriptional regulator, which yields MKLPCEKVVWDILPAIRAAITEELANCGLTQQEIARELDMAPSAVSQYLSKKRGYRIVFEDEIRDSIRLLARDIKDNRVADITPRVCRICMQLRDTDGRCGGREEDDCSEIHRD from the coding sequence ATGAAACTGCCCTGTGAGAAAGTTGTCTGGGATATCCTGCCTGCCATAAGGGCAGCTATTACAGAGGAGCTCGCAAACTGCGGCCTTACTCAGCAGGAGATAGCCAGGGAACTGGACATGGCGCCTTCTGCCGTCTCGCAGTACCTTTCCAAGAAAAGAGGCTACAGGATAGTTTTCGAGGATGAGATCAGGGATTCGATAAGACTGCTCGCCCGGGACATCAAAGATAACCGCGTCGCAGATATCACACCCAGGGTATGCAGGATATGCATGCAGTTACGTGATACAGATGGCAGGTGTGGCGGCAGGGAAGAAGATGATTGCAGTGAGATCCACCGAGATTAG
- the nadA gene encoding quinolinate synthase NadA: MIDIDKKVPDMDLLKESILRLKQEKDAIILAHNYQTADVQDIADFTGDSLELARKAATLDNEIIVFCGVDFMAETAAVLSPEKTVLLPAPDANCPMADMITAGELRVLKERFPEAAVVCYVNTSAEVKAESDVCCTSANAVQVVRSLKEEDILFVPDRNLGRYVARFTDKRILPWEGFCFVHDRITPADVLQARRDHPGAEVLVHPECRPEVIDLADHVFSTSGMIRHVCSTDSREFIIGTEVGILHRMKRDCPGKLCYPLSSGAVCVTMKKTDLSKVHRSLETLKPRVTVPDDIAEGARLAIRRMLDIR; encoded by the coding sequence ATGATTGATATCGACAAGAAGGTCCCTGATATGGACCTGCTGAAAGAGAGCATACTAAGGCTCAAACAAGAGAAGGACGCAATCATACTTGCACATAACTACCAGACAGCCGATGTGCAGGACATTGCGGACTTCACGGGGGATTCGCTGGAACTCGCAAGAAAAGCAGCCACCCTTGACAATGAGATCATTGTCTTCTGCGGTGTTGACTTCATGGCAGAGACAGCAGCCGTCCTCTCACCGGAGAAGACAGTGCTGCTGCCGGCTCCCGATGCCAACTGCCCCATGGCTGACATGATCACCGCAGGGGAATTGCGTGTACTCAAGGAGAGATTCCCTGAGGCTGCTGTTGTCTGCTATGTCAATACCAGTGCAGAGGTCAAGGCTGAGAGTGACGTTTGCTGCACCTCAGCGAACGCAGTGCAGGTCGTGCGGTCACTGAAAGAGGAAGATATACTCTTCGTCCCGGACAGGAACCTCGGGCGCTATGTTGCCAGGTTCACGGACAAGAGGATACTTCCCTGGGAAGGCTTCTGCTTTGTGCACGACAGGATAACTCCTGCCGATGTGCTTCAGGCCCGCAGGGATCATCCCGGAGCAGAGGTACTGGTGCACCCTGAGTGCAGGCCCGAGGTCATTGACCTTGCAGACCACGTATTCTCCACGTCCGGCATGATCAGGCATGTATGCTCGACCGATAGCAGGGAATTCATCATCGGGACAGAAGTGGGTATACTTCACCGTATGAAAAGGGACTGTCCCGGCAAGTTATGCTATCCCCTGTCTTCAGGCGCGGTCTGTGTGACCATGAAGAAGACAGACCTGTCTAAAGTACACAGGTCCCTTGAGACCCTTAAACCCAGGGTAACAGTGCCGGATGACATTGCAGAGGGAGCACGCCTGGCAATCCGGAGAATGCTTGATATCCGTTAG
- the tuf gene encoding translation elongation factor EF-1 subunit alpha, giving the protein MASDKPHMNLAVIGHIDHGKSTLVGRLMFETGAVPAHLIEKYKAEAREKGKESFAFAWVMDSLKEERERGITIDIAHRRFDTDKYYFTVVDCPGHRDFVKNMITGASQADAAILVVAAPDGVMAQTKEHVFLSRTLGINQLIIAVNKMDAANYSQERYEQVKKDVGQLLGMVGFKASEIPFVPTSAFAGDNMSKKSANTPWYTGPSILECLNLLKEPEKPDKLPLRIPVQDAYTISGIGTVPVGRVETGVMKKGENVVFNPSGASGEVKSIEMHHEEVLQAVPGDNIGWNVRGVGKNDVRRGDVCGPTANPPSVADEFTAQIVVLQHPSAITAGYTPVFHCHTAQTACTLMAINKKLDPKSGQVKEENPTFIKAGDAAIVTVKPTRPMVIEPVKEIPQLGRFAIRDMGMTIAAGMCMSVKQK; this is encoded by the coding sequence ATGGCATCTGACAAACCACACATGAACTTAGCAGTCATCGGTCACATCGACCACGGCAAGTCTACCCTTGTCGGAAGACTGATGTTCGAGACCGGAGCAGTTCCTGCTCACCTGATCGAGAAATACAAAGCAGAAGCAAGAGAGAAAGGAAAGGAATCCTTCGCTTTCGCATGGGTCATGGACTCACTCAAGGAAGAGCGTGAGAGAGGTATCACCATCGATATCGCCCACAGAAGGTTCGACACTGACAAGTACTACTTCACAGTCGTGGACTGCCCAGGCCACCGTGACTTCGTCAAGAACATGATCACCGGCGCATCCCAGGCAGACGCAGCTATCCTTGTGGTCGCTGCACCTGATGGTGTAATGGCCCAGACCAAGGAGCACGTGTTCCTGTCCAGGACCCTCGGTATCAACCAGCTTATCATCGCTGTGAACAAGATGGACGCAGCAAACTACAGCCAGGAAAGGTACGAGCAGGTCAAGAAAGATGTCGGTCAGCTCCTCGGAATGGTCGGCTTCAAGGCAAGCGAGATCCCATTCGTTCCAACATCCGCATTCGCCGGCGACAACATGTCCAAGAAGAGCGCAAACACACCCTGGTACACCGGCCCATCCATCCTTGAGTGCCTCAACTTACTTAAGGAACCTGAGAAACCAGACAAGCTCCCACTCAGGATCCCTGTGCAGGATGCATACACCATCTCCGGTATCGGAACTGTGCCTGTGGGCAGAGTCGAGACCGGTGTCATGAAGAAGGGTGAGAACGTCGTCTTCAACCCAAGCGGCGCAAGCGGCGAGGTCAAGTCAATCGAGATGCACCACGAAGAAGTCCTCCAGGCGGTACCTGGCGACAACATCGGCTGGAACGTAAGGGGCGTAGGCAAGAACGATGTCCGCAGAGGAGACGTGTGCGGTCCGACAGCAAACCCACCATCTGTCGCAGACGAGTTCACTGCACAGATCGTAGTGCTCCAGCACCCATCCGCGATCACAGCAGGATACACACCAGTGTTCCACTGCCACACTGCACAGACTGCATGCACACTGATGGCGATCAACAAGAAGCTTGATCCTAAGTCAGGTCAGGTAAAGGAAGAGAACCCAACCTTTATCAAGGCAGGAGATGCAGCAATCGTTACCGTGAAGCCAACTAGGCCAATGGTCATCGAGCCAGTAAAGGAAATCCCACAGCTCGGAAGGTTCGCCATCCGTGATATGGGTATGACCATTGCGGCCGGCATGTGCATGAGTGTCAAGCAGAAGTAA
- a CDS encoding aminotransferase class V-fold PLP-dependent enzyme yields MIAVRSTEIRRDFPLLKDIIYFDSAATSLSPEPVIHAMNEYERLYRANVGRGVHRLTSLASQKYHNAHQKVARFIGAGEGTTVLTKNTTEAINMVACGLSWKKGDTVVTTAMEHHSNFLPWMRLRDRGVRTEVVVPQADGTFDLSAFELAINDSTRLVALSHASNVLGTVLPVKEIAGICKEHGARLLVDGAQSAPHLPVSIKDIGCDYFCFSGHKMLGPTGTGILWMKDDDIDPLLVGGGMIESVSAESYTLAAGYQRYEAGTPHIAGMIGLGRAVEYLEGAGMDSVRRHEEHLTGKLLTGLASMEHVRIYGPTDNTERIGVVSFNIEGMHPHEVSHILDEAAAIMTRSGEHCCQPLMHHMGIPGGTVRVSLYLYNTAEEIDLLLDTLAEITRRL; encoded by the coding sequence ATGATTGCAGTGAGATCCACCGAGATTAGAAGAGATTTTCCGCTTCTGAAAGATATCATATACTTTGACAGCGCAGCCACCAGCCTCTCACCTGAACCTGTCATCCATGCCATGAATGAGTACGAGAGGCTGTACAGGGCTAACGTTGGAAGGGGAGTGCACCGCCTTACCAGCCTCGCTTCGCAGAAATATCACAACGCTCATCAGAAAGTCGCCCGTTTCATAGGTGCCGGGGAAGGCACTACCGTACTGACCAAGAACACCACCGAAGCGATCAATATGGTGGCGTGCGGGCTCAGCTGGAAGAAAGGGGATACCGTGGTAACAACTGCCATGGAGCACCATTCAAACTTCCTTCCCTGGATGCGGCTGCGCGACAGAGGAGTGAGGACGGAAGTTGTGGTTCCGCAGGCTGATGGTACTTTCGACCTTTCGGCCTTTGAGCTTGCCATTAATGACAGCACCCGCCTGGTAGCCCTCTCGCACGCATCCAACGTGCTTGGCACCGTCCTGCCTGTGAAGGAGATCGCCGGCATCTGCAAGGAACATGGCGCCAGGCTGCTCGTCGATGGTGCACAATCGGCACCTCATCTTCCGGTCAGTATCAAAGACATAGGATGTGATTATTTCTGCTTTTCGGGCCACAAGATGCTTGGGCCTACCGGCACCGGGATACTCTGGATGAAGGATGACGATATCGATCCCCTTCTTGTGGGAGGGGGAATGATCGAGAGCGTTTCGGCCGAGAGTTACACCCTTGCAGCAGGCTATCAGCGCTACGAGGCCGGAACACCCCATATTGCAGGGATGATAGGGCTCGGGAGAGCTGTGGAATACCTGGAAGGTGCAGGCATGGATTCCGTAAGAAGGCACGAAGAGCATCTTACAGGCAAGCTGCTCACAGGACTAGCATCAATGGAACATGTCCGCATCTACGGCCCCACGGATAATACAGAGAGAATAGGTGTCGTTTCCTTCAACATAGAAGGCATGCATCCCCATGAGGTCTCGCACATACTGGATGAGGCAGCCGCGATCATGACGCGTTCCGGAGAACACTGCTGCCAGCCCCTGATGCATCACATGGGAATTCCCGGCGGCACCGTCAGGGTGAGCCTTTACCTGTACAACACTGCAGAGGAGATAGATCTGCTGCTGGATACCCTTGCAGAGATCACAAGGAGGTTATGA
- the rpsJ gene encoding 30S ribosomal protein S10, with product MSQKARIRLSGISPVNLDGVCDQVKAIADRTGVSISGPVPLPTKKMVVPVRKSPSGDGTATWDHWEMRVHKRLIDIAADERALRQLMRIQVPKDINIEIVLQN from the coding sequence ATGTCACAGAAAGCTAGAATAAGATTGTCAGGAATCAGCCCGGTTAACCTTGACGGCGTTTGCGACCAGGTAAAAGCAATCGCAGACAGAACAGGAGTAAGTATCTCAGGGCCGGTTCCACTACCTACTAAAAAGATGGTAGTTCCGGTCAGGAAGAGTCCGAGCGGTGACGGTACCGCAACCTGGGACCACTGGGAGATGCGCGTCCACAAGAGACTCATCGACATTGCAGCCGATGAACGTGCACTCAGGCAGTTAATGCGCATCCAGGTGCCAAAGGACATCAACATCGAGATAGTACTGCAGAACTAA
- a CDS encoding MASE3 domain-containing protein: MPIIASEKKYKEPAIVLLILLSLYLISARNYLLFHTVAEIFSVVVASAVFVIVWNSRSSMKNNYLLFIGIAYLFIGGLDLLHTLGYRGMGVFPEHDANLPTQLWILGRYMESISFLIAPFFLERALNPKAVLSGYFLITALALVSVFTGSFPDSFIEGSGLTTFKVLSEYLISLIFLGSLIVLRKHRDRFDSNVLFLLSVSIALTIAAELFFTFYIDVYDFSNLMGHYLKLLSFYLVYKAVVVTGLTKPYELLYRELKQSENDLRKEKEAQANLAETLSLVNRILRHDVLNDLNVIYMALDNLSERSESRETELSKQAVNRSLKLIEEMRNLEDTGYSGCLNSCELRQMIGEISEDFPVQVNISGECSVIADKALNSVIGNIIRNAIVHGKADTIDIRLEQGPELCEIQIADNGCGIPDDVKAHVFEKGFKHGETGHTGFGLYIAHKVISRYGEISLKDNYPAGTVFILKLKSAEPS; this comes from the coding sequence ATGCCCATAATTGCCTCCGAGAAAAAGTACAAAGAACCTGCTATCGTGCTCCTGATCCTATTATCCTTGTACCTGATCAGTGCCAGGAATTACCTTTTATTTCACACCGTGGCTGAGATATTCAGTGTTGTTGTAGCATCAGCAGTCTTTGTCATTGTATGGAACTCCCGGTCATCCATGAAGAACAATTATTTGCTGTTCATTGGTATCGCTTATCTTTTCATAGGAGGTCTTGATCTGCTCCATACTCTCGGTTATAGGGGAATGGGTGTCTTTCCGGAGCATGATGCAAACCTCCCCACCCAGCTCTGGATCCTTGGAAGGTACATGGAAAGCATTTCCTTTTTGATCGCACCTTTTTTCCTGGAGCGTGCTCTTAATCCGAAGGCAGTGCTATCCGGATATTTCCTGATCACTGCCCTGGCGCTTGTATCTGTATTCACGGGATCCTTCCCGGACAGTTTTATTGAAGGTTCCGGGCTCACAACATTCAAGGTACTGAGTGAGTATCTCATATCCCTGATATTTCTTGGTTCGCTCATCGTGTTGAGAAAGCACAGGGACAGGTTTGACAGTAATGTATTGTTCCTTCTGTCGGTCTCTATAGCATTGACGATAGCTGCAGAGCTCTTTTTCACATTCTATATTGATGTGTACGATTTCTCGAATCTTATGGGTCATTACTTAAAACTGCTTTCCTTTTACCTTGTCTATAAGGCCGTTGTTGTGACAGGTCTGACGAAGCCGTATGAACTGCTATACAGGGAATTGAAACAAAGCGAGAACGATCTGCGGAAGGAAAAAGAAGCGCAGGCCAATCTGGCGGAAACCCTGTCCCTTGTGAACAGGATTCTTCGCCATGATGTCCTCAACGACCTTAATGTAATTTATATGGCTTTGGACAACCTGAGTGAAAGGAGCGAATCCCGGGAGACGGAGCTGTCTAAACAGGCCGTTAACAGGAGCCTTAAACTTATAGAGGAAATGCGTAACCTGGAGGATACCGGCTATTCCGGCTGCCTCAACTCATGTGAACTCAGGCAGATGATAGGCGAGATATCAGAGGACTTTCCCGTGCAGGTTAATATAAGTGGAGAGTGCAGTGTGATAGCTGACAAGGCTCTGAACTCGGTGATAGGCAATATTATCCGTAACGCCATAGTCCACGGTAAAGCTGATACGATAGATATCCGGCTGGAGCAGGGACCTGAGCTGTGTGAGATACAGATCGCCGATAATGGATGCGGGATCCCTGACGATGTGAAGGCACATGTTTTTGAAAAAGGATTCAAGCACGGAGAAACAGGACATACAGGTTTTGGCCTCTACATTGCACATAAGGTCATAAGCAGATATGGGGAGATAAGCCTGAAGGACAATTATCCTGCCGGGACTGTATTCATACTGAAACTAAAATCTGCTGAACCATCCTGA
- a CDS encoding 30S ribosomal protein S7: MLKLFNKWDLTEVEVADAGIKKYVNLDPVIVPHSNGKHAKQQFNKSEICIVERLVNNIMREETNTGKKQNAMAVVSEALDIIHTKTKKNPVQVLVEAIANAGPREEVVRLKYGGISVPKAVDTSSQRRVDTALRYISMGAKQASFKSKKSAASALAAEILAAANRDAKCFSINRKDAKERVAKAAR; this comes from the coding sequence ATGCTGAAGTTATTCAATAAATGGGACCTGACAGAGGTAGAGGTCGCAGATGCAGGGATCAAGAAGTACGTGAACCTTGACCCTGTAATAGTTCCCCACAGCAATGGTAAGCATGCAAAGCAGCAGTTCAACAAATCAGAGATCTGCATCGTTGAGCGCCTTGTCAACAACATTATGAGGGAAGAGACAAACACCGGCAAGAAGCAGAATGCAATGGCCGTTGTAAGCGAAGCTCTGGACATCATCCACACAAAGACAAAGAAGAACCCCGTACAGGTGCTTGTTGAGGCTATCGCCAATGCCGGACCCAGGGAAGAGGTCGTAAGGCTCAAGTACGGAGGCATATCCGTGCCAAAGGCAGTCGATACTTCCTCCCAGAGACGTGTAGACACTGCACTCAGGTACATCTCCATGGGTGCAAAGCAGGCCTCCTTCAAATCCAAGAAGAGCGCTGCAAGCGCCCTTGCTGCAGAGATACTGGCTGCTGCAAACCGTGACGCAAAATGCTTCTCCATCAACAGGAAGGATGCTAAGGAAAGAGTTGCAAAGGCAGCACGTTAA
- a CDS encoding HesA/MoeB/ThiF family protein, with product MLSEHELERYTRQIMLFGEEGQLKLKQASVFIAGAGGLGCPVALYLAAAGVGHLRIVDKDVAERSNLNRQVLHWEQDIGKEKVISVEEKLLAVNPHIGVEAFCKVIDGSNVSELVGDSDLIVDAMDNYPARYLLNRTAHEKGIPLIHGAIRGFDGQATTVVPGKSACLSCIFPCEPPSEVFPVVGVTPGIIGMIQANEVIKYLTGAGDLLTDRLLIWNGMSSEMETLRFGRRCDCEICGSAAGKI from the coding sequence ATGTTAAGTGAACACGAACTTGAGCGCTATACAAGACAGATCATGCTGTTTGGAGAAGAAGGCCAGCTAAAGCTGAAACAGGCCAGTGTGTTCATAGCCGGAGCAGGTGGCCTTGGATGTCCTGTGGCACTGTACCTTGCAGCAGCAGGAGTGGGCCACCTGCGCATTGTGGACAAGGATGTGGCAGAGCGTTCAAATCTCAACAGGCAGGTGCTCCACTGGGAGCAGGACATAGGGAAAGAGAAGGTCATATCGGTTGAAGAGAAGCTGCTTGCTGTCAATCCCCATATAGGGGTAGAGGCCTTCTGCAAGGTCATTGATGGGTCCAATGTCTCCGAGCTGGTGGGAGACTCAGATCTGATCGTGGATGCAATGGACAATTATCCCGCAAGATACCTGCTCAACCGCACAGCCCATGAGAAGGGCATACCTCTTATCCATGGTGCGATACGCGGTTTTGATGGCCAGGCAACGACTGTGGTCCCTGGAAAGAGTGCATGCCTGAGCTGTATCTTTCCCTGTGAGCCGCCATCGGAAGTGTTCCCGGTGGTAGGTGTGACCCCTGGTATCATAGGCATGATACAGGCCAATGAGGTGATCAAGTATCTGACGGGAGCAGGCGATCTGCTCACAGACAGGCTTCTTATCTGGAATGGCATGTCCTCAGAGATGGAAACCCTGAGGTTCGGCAGGCGCTGCGACTGCGAAATATGCGGTAGTGCTGCCGGAAAAATATGA
- the thiS gene encoding sulfur carrier protein ThiS, with amino-acid sequence MKIKLHSGKTEEISIESISVEGLLRQLGISQSEVLVVMNGEVIPEDRILDNEAQVRIIHVVFGG; translated from the coding sequence ATGAAAATAAAACTCCATTCAGGAAAAACAGAGGAAATAAGCATAGAGTCCATCTCGGTAGAAGGGCTGCTCAGGCAGTTGGGCATCAGCCAGAGCGAGGTACTCGTAGTAATGAACGGCGAGGTGATCCCGGAGGACAGGATACTGGACAACGAGGCCCAGGTCCGTATCATTCATGTGGTCTTCGGAGGATGA
- the fdhD gene encoding formate dehydrogenase accessory sulfurtransferase FdhD, producing the protein MMFKEIPCIKGDGGSFSEETHPVIEEMPLAVKVNGRHALTAMTSPVMLREFVIGFLYTERIIKGIEEIESISIEGNTADVLTTDPFRILMSHKTVLSGCGGSMSFLDIGKLPQIRSGLILSAEEIRNAVKEGLDSELHVKTGGIHVVGLYGTEGKIQAIEDIGRHNALDRAIGYALEQSIDLSRTYIICSGRISSEMVRKCLVANIPVIVSRGATTTLAVDLAKARGLTIIGFVRGKKMNIYSGGERISEVSPSGAAYLGPEPGPGTGEESGERAD; encoded by the coding sequence ATGATGTTCAAGGAGATACCCTGCATAAAGGGAGACGGAGGATCATTCTCAGAGGAAACCCATCCTGTCATCGAGGAGATGCCTCTTGCTGTAAAAGTCAACGGGCGCCACGCCCTTACAGCGATGACAAGCCCGGTCATGCTAAGGGAATTCGTGATAGGTTTCCTCTATACCGAGCGCATCATCAAAGGTATCGAGGAGATAGAATCCATCAGTATAGAAGGAAACACAGCTGATGTCCTCACCACTGATCCCTTCAGGATACTGATGTCCCACAAGACAGTCCTGAGCGGATGCGGCGGAAGCATGTCCTTCCTTGACATAGGGAAACTTCCGCAGATAAGATCCGGTCTTATCCTCAGTGCAGAGGAGATCAGAAACGCTGTGAAAGAGGGGCTTGATTCGGAGCTTCACGTTAAGACCGGTGGTATCCATGTCGTGGGCCTGTATGGCACAGAAGGAAAGATACAGGCAATAGAGGACATCGGCAGGCACAATGCTCTGGACCGCGCCATTGGCTATGCGCTTGAACAAAGCATTGACCTTTCCCGTACATACATTATCTGCTCAGGACGCATATCCTCTGAAATGGTCAGGAAATGCCTGGTGGCCAATATACCGGTGATCGTATCAAGAGGTGCTACCACTACCCTCGCCGTGGACCTAGCAAAAGCACGGGGTCTTACGATCATAGGCTTTGTCAGGGGAAAGAAGATGAACATCTATTCCGGCGGGGAAAGGATATCAGAGGTCTCACCCTCAGGCGCTGCATACCTGGGTCCGGAACCTGGTCCAGGTACAGGGGAGGAATCCGGGGAGAGGGCTGACTGA
- a CDS encoding elongation factor EF-2: MGRRKKMVERVTALMNEPEMIRNIGIVAHIDHGKTTLSDNLLAGAGMISKELAGKQLFMDSDEEEQQRGITIDASNVSMVHQYDGKDYLINLIDTPGHVDFGGDVTRAMRAVDGAVVVIDAVEGTMPQTETVLRQALREHVKPVLFINKVDRLINELKVDSQEMQIRLGKLIDHVNKLIKGMNEERYKAGWKVDAAVGTVAFGSALYNWAISVPMMKKTGVSFNDVYNYCREGDMKTLAEKCPLHEAVNDMVIRFLPNPLQAQEGRTAVIWHGDRKSEIARSMATADAKGHLAFMVTDISMDPHAGEVATGRLFSGSLTRGLEVYVSGAAKPNRIQQVGIFMGPERLEVESIPAGNIAAVTGLKDAIVGSTVTTLDGMTPFESIKHASEPVVTVAVEAKHMKDLPKLVDVLRQVAKEDPTLCITLNEETGEHLMAGMGELHLEVIAHRIERDKKVEITTTPPIVVYRETIRGKAGPVEGKSPNRHNRFYVHVEPLEEGVRELIRSGEISMRMGEVERREKLMAAGMDKDEAKGIVDIFESNIYLDMTKGIQHLSETMELILEGFHEVMKGGPLSREPCMGVKVKLVDAKLHEDAVHRGPAQIIPASRQGIQAAMLMADDTLLEPYQKVFIHVPQDQMGGAAKEIQGRRGIIINMTSEGDMTVIESKAPVAELFGFAGDIRSATEGRAMWSTEFTGFETLPTNLTAEIIGSIRQRKGLKKELPQASDYLSP; the protein is encoded by the coding sequence ATGGGCAGAAGAAAGAAGATGGTGGAGCGTGTGACCGCGCTCATGAATGAGCCGGAAATGATACGCAACATTGGTATCGTTGCACACATCGACCACGGAAAGACCACCTTGTCTGACAACCTCCTTGCAGGTGCAGGCATGATCTCAAAGGAGCTTGCAGGCAAGCAGCTCTTCATGGACTCCGATGAAGAAGAGCAGCAGAGGGGTATCACCATTGATGCATCCAACGTTTCAATGGTACACCAGTATGATGGTAAGGACTACCTCATCAACCTCATAGACACACCAGGCCACGTAGACTTCGGTGGGGACGTTACCCGTGCAATGCGCGCAGTGGACGGAGCAGTCGTTGTCATTGATGCTGTGGAAGGTACAATGCCACAGACAGAGACCGTGCTCAGGCAGGCCCTCAGGGAGCATGTCAAGCCGGTGCTGTTCATCAACAAGGTAGACCGTCTTATCAATGAGCTCAAGGTCGACTCCCAGGAGATGCAGATCAGGCTCGGGAAGCTCATCGACCACGTGAACAAGCTTATCAAGGGCATGAACGAGGAGCGTTACAAGGCAGGCTGGAAGGTCGATGCCGCAGTAGGTACCGTTGCTTTCGGTTCAGCTCTTTACAACTGGGCTATCAGTGTGCCCATGATGAAGAAGACAGGCGTCAGCTTCAATGATGTTTACAACTACTGCCGTGAAGGCGATATGAAGACCCTTGCCGAGAAATGCCCGCTCCATGAGGCAGTCAACGACATGGTCATCAGGTTCCTGCCAAACCCGCTGCAGGCCCAGGAAGGCAGGACTGCGGTTATCTGGCATGGCGACAGGAAGTCTGAGATCGCAAGGTCAATGGCAACCGCAGATGCAAAGGGACACCTTGCATTCATGGTCACCGACATATCCATGGACCCGCATGCAGGAGAGGTCGCAACAGGAAGGTTGTTCAGTGGCTCCCTCACCCGCGGTCTTGAAGTATATGTCAGTGGCGCTGCCAAGCCCAACAGGATCCAGCAGGTAGGTATCTTCATGGGTCCCGAGAGACTCGAAGTGGAGAGCATACCGGCAGGTAACATTGCAGCAGTAACGGGTCTTAAGGACGCAATCGTCGGTTCAACCGTCACCACACTTGACGGCATGACACCTTTCGAGAGCATCAAGCACGCAAGCGAACCTGTGGTCACCGTAGCTGTCGAAGCCAAACACATGAAGGACCTTCCAAAACTGGTCGATGTGCTCAGGCAGGTAGCAAAGGAGGACCCGACACTTTGCATCACCCTCAACGAAGAGACCGGTGAACACCTGATGGCAGGTATGGGCGAACTGCACCTTGAGGTCATTGCACACAGGATTGAGCGTGACAAGAAAGTCGAGATCACAACCACGCCACCTATCGTGGTATACCGTGAGACCATCCGCGGAAAGGCGGGACCGGTCGAAGGTAAGTCCCCGAACAGGCACAACAGGTTCTACGTACACGTCGAGCCCCTCGAAGAAGGCGTCAGGGAACTTATCAGAAGCGGCGAGATATCCATGCGCATGGGCGAGGTAGAGCGCAGAGAGAAGCTCATGGCAGCAGGTATGGACAAGGACGAAGCAAAGGGAATTGTCGATATCTTTGAAAGCAACATCTATCTCGATATGACCAAGGGTATCCAGCACCTCAGTGAGACCATGGAACTCATCCTTGAAGGATTCCATGAGGTCATGAAGGGCGGACCACTCTCAAGGGAGCCATGCATGGGCGTAAAAGTAAAGCTCGTTGATGCAAAGCTGCACGAGGACGCTGTCCACAGAGGCCCCGCACAGATCATCCCCGCATCCAGGCAGGGAATCCAGGCTGCAATGCTGATGGCAGATGACACACTCTTGGAACCATACCAGAAAGTGTTCATTCATGTCCCACAGGACCAGATGGGAGGAGCGGCCAAAGAGATCCAGGGTCGCCGCGGTATAATCATTAACATGACCTCTGAAGGAGATATGACGGTCATCGAGTCAAAAGCACCGGTAGCCGAACTGTTCGGATTTGCCGGAGATATCAGGTCCGCAACAGAAGGCCGTGCGATGTGGAGCACAGAGTTTACAGGATTTGAGACACTTCCGACAAACCTGACCGCCGAGATCATTGGATCCATAAGGCAGAGGAAGGGTCTGAAGAAGGAGCTTCCACAGGCATCCGACTACCTGAGCCCGTGA